The Chitinophagales bacterium genome has a segment encoding these proteins:
- the lipA gene encoding lipoyl synthase: MADINEIKRTPKPKWLKVKLPIGENYRNVKAIVNDYKLHTICQSGNCPNMGECWGAGTATFMILGNVCTRSCSFCAVATGRPFTIDEEEPKRVAEAVRLMNLKHAVITSVNRDELKDKGARIWYETVKEIKAQSPQTTIETLIPDVKANWDALELMISAGQEIVSHNMETVERLYRKVRPQAKYERSLEQIKRTKAFGKRTKSGIMVGLGETKEEVFAIMDDLVANGCDVLTIGQYLQPTKMHLAVDEFIHPDIFEEYKTVGLQKGFNFVESGALVRSSYHAERHV, translated from the coding sequence ATGGCAGATATTAATGAAATAAAAAGAACTCCTAAACCTAAATGGCTTAAGGTTAAATTGCCTATTGGTGAAAACTATAGAAATGTAAAAGCCATTGTTAACGATTATAAGTTACACACAATTTGTCAGAGTGGTAACTGTCCGAATATGGGAGAATGTTGGGGAGCTGGTACTGCAACATTTATGATTTTAGGAAATGTATGCACAAGATCTTGCTCTTTTTGTGCAGTAGCTACAGGTAGACCTTTTACTATTGATGAAGAGGAACCAAAACGAGTAGCAGAAGCAGTACGACTAATGAATTTAAAACACGCCGTGATTACTTCTGTAAACAGAGATGAATTAAAGGACAAAGGTGCTAGAATATGGTACGAAACAGTAAAAGAAATTAAAGCACAATCGCCACAAACTACTATAGAAACACTAATTCCAGATGTTAAAGCCAATTGGGATGCTTTAGAATTGATGATTAGTGCTGGACAAGAAATTGTGTCGCATAATATGGAAACAGTAGAACGGTTGTATAGAAAAGTACGACCACAAGCCAAATACGAAAGAAGTTTAGAACAAATAAAAAGAACCAAAGCATTTGGAAAAAGAACAAAATCTGGTATTATGGTTGGCTTAGGTGAAACCAAAGAAGAAGTATTTGCTATTATGGACGATTTAGTAGCAAATGGCTGTGATGTATTAACCATTGGTCAGTACTTACAACCAACAAAAATGCATTTAGCAGTAGATGAATTTATACATCCAGATATTTTTGAAGAATATAAAACCGTTGGTTTACAAAAAGGATTCAACTTTGTAGAAAGCGGTGCTTTAGTCCGTTCTTCTTACCATGCCGAAAGACATGTGTAG
- a CDS encoding 3-hydroxybutyryl-CoA dehydrogenase (converts (S)-3-hydroxybutanoyl-CoA to 3-acetoacetyl-CoA), whose amino-acid sequence MKKVAVIGAGTMGNGIAHVFAQQNFQVNLIDVSEQALQNAITNIHKNLDRQIAKSIISENDKINTLNNIGVFTQLEDGVIDVDLVVEAASENFTIKEKIFQSLDTLCNENTILASNTSSISITKIGAATKRADKVIGMHFMNPVPVMKLVEVIRGYATSNETTQSVMELSKTLQKIPVEVNDYPGFVANRILMPMINEAIYTLYEGVAGVTEIDTVMKLGMAHPMGPLQLADFIGLDVCLAILQVLHNGFGNPKYAPCPLLVNMVTANKLGVKTGEGFYVHTKGSKDLIVSSSFS is encoded by the coding sequence ATAAAAAAAGTAGCAGTTATAGGTGCAGGTACTATGGGAAACGGAATTGCTCATGTTTTTGCACAACAAAATTTTCAAGTAAACCTAATTGATGTGAGTGAACAAGCACTACAAAATGCCATTACCAACATTCATAAAAATTTAGATCGACAAATAGCAAAATCTATTATTAGCGAAAACGATAAGATTAATACACTCAATAATATTGGAGTTTTTACGCAATTAGAAGATGGTGTTATTGATGTAGATTTAGTGGTAGAAGCTGCTTCTGAAAATTTTACTATCAAAGAAAAAATATTTCAATCACTAGATACGCTTTGTAATGAAAATACCATTTTAGCAAGCAATACTTCTTCTATCTCTATTACTAAAATAGGTGCTGCTACAAAAAGAGCAGACAAAGTAATTGGTATGCATTTTATGAATCCAGTTCCTGTGATGAAATTAGTAGAAGTTATTCGTGGTTATGCTACTTCTAATGAAACAACACAATCCGTTATGGAATTGTCAAAAACGCTACAAAAAATTCCTGTAGAGGTAAACGATTATCCTGGATTTGTTGCCAATAGAATTTTAATGCCAATGATAAATGAAGCTATCTATACACTTTACGAAGGTGTTGCTGGCGTTACCGAAATTGATACTGTAATGAAATTAGGAATGGCACATCCAATGGGACCATTGCAATTAGCAGATTTTATTGGATTAGATGTTTGCTTAGCCATTTTACAAGTACTACACAACGGATTTGGCAATCCAAAATATGCACCATGTCCTTTATTAGTGAATATGGTTACTGCCAATAAATTAGGTGTAAAAACAGGCGAAGGTTTTTATGTACATACAAAAGGCAGTAAAGACTTGATAGTGAGTAGTTCGTTTAGCTAA
- a CDS encoding PIN domain-containing protein: MQKVFLDTNIVLDVLGERENYYEAAAKILTLVDKKKIKVYTSPITISTTYYLLTKYENEKSALEKIRKFKMLCAISMMNDEVIEKAINSNFKDIEDAMQYFSAIASNCDIIITRNEKDFKNALIPVMNAESYLQTYKNIVN; the protein is encoded by the coding sequence ATGCAAAAAGTATTTTTAGATACCAATATTGTGCTTGATGTGCTTGGCGAAAGAGAAAACTACTATGAAGCAGCCGCAAAAATATTAACTTTAGTAGATAAAAAGAAAATAAAAGTATATACTTCTCCTATTACTATTTCAACTACTTATTATTTGCTTACAAAATATGAAAATGAAAAATCGGCACTCGAAAAAATACGAAAATTTAAGATGTTATGTGCTATTTCTATGATGAATGATGAAGTTATTGAGAAAGCAATAAATTCTAATTTTAAAGACATAGAAGATGCTATGCAATATTTTAGTGCTATTGCTTCAAACTGCGACATAATAATTACAAGAAATGAGAAAGATTTTAAAAATGCTTTAATTCCTGTAATGAATGCAGAAAGTTATCTTCAAACATATAAAAATATAGTTAATTAA